Genomic window (Lycium barbarum isolate Lr01 chromosome 2, ASM1917538v2, whole genome shotgun sequence):
AAGGGGCACCATATTAATGGCAAGAACAAATACAAGAAGATTTGCTAACACAAAGGTATGAATGAACCAAACTTAAGGGACCATTGTAGTTGAAAATTCGAATGCTTCCATTGAGTTAATTGCGAATTAAATTCAGCATGAACATCTGAAATAAATTACCCATCTCAATTGGAATGTGTAAGCTCAAATTATTGTTGTTTACAGACTTCAGGAAATTAAATGCTTCCAATCTCCTACATCTTTGAGATTAATTGAATCAGTCAATCTGTTGTCAGATAAATCAAGAAATAGTAATTCTCTTATCCCAGCTCCTCAAGTGTCCTGCTAGAAGATTGTTATCTTTCAAATATAAATTTTACATCAAAGTGAAATTCCCTATTCTATTTTGAATTACCCTAGCCAACAAATTAGAAAGAAATATCAATAATTCCAAATTCTGGTGATGTACTAGCTGAAAAGTTGTTTTCTACAAGCAAAAAGTTGCAGTTGTTTCCCAATTCATAAAGGGTTGTCCATAGAATTTACTATAGGATCCATGAAGAGCAAGTTCAGATATATGACAAAGTCTGGAGCAATATTTCCATTGATTTGGTTAAAACTAAAATCAAGATGACTAAGGCCCCTGAGATTTCCATGTGAGGTAGTTTATGTGGAAGCTATGCTTAGAATAACAAAGAAATTTGTTTCTCTAGTAACTCAAGTGAAATTTTTCCAGTATTTTATAACTACAGAGTCTGTCTTAAAAGAGGCATTTATGCAATGCATGTTTATTTAGATCTTAGTTTGATACACAATCATTTCTACTTTCATCTTTACCATATCATTCTTTGACATGCATTGTAGTGTATAACAAATGTAATATATCTTTAACATGTTCATCTTTAATAAACACGAAACAGACTTTTATTAGCACTTATTGGTATAAAAATATTACCTTCTACTTGATATTGTATCCACTCTAGTACAAGGGCTCAGAATCCTGGTTGAAACACTAAACTAGATAAGTACAACTAACAATATAATACACAATACTAGTCCAAGTAATATTTTTGTCATGAGACTCTTATTCTTACTTCACAACCAGTGGTGTAAAAACTTGCTCTTTTTCCATACACAGACACCTTACATCTGGGGGAAGCTTTTAGACTTCATGGAGGTTAGTTGAGAAACAGGTGGATCCATTGACAACATATGGGAGATGAAGTGCATTGTTGGCCTTGATTTTGGAGTTTCAAGTAAACAAGAGATTGCTAACTTGATGATAAAAAACAAAACCTCTTTTACTTCATCTTCAGGATATGGAAGGCGTTCATCTAGCAAATCGCTAAGCTGCACATCTCTAGTTGGTGAATTCGCTAGCAAAGTAATATGTTCCCCAAGATGCTTTCCTTTGATTACCTCCAATGCCAATACTACAAAACTATAGACATCACACATTTGTGTAACCTTCATTGTGTATGCAAGCTCTGCAATAATATAATTTCGAATAGGTATAACTATCTAAACATGTAAATGAGAGTAGAATGAGCACCAACTTGCCCTTGAGTTTAtgaattgaaaaaagaaaaaaagataaatgaggAAAATCTTACCTGGTGCAACATAGCCGTATGTGCCTGCAAGTGCAGTACAGTTGGATGAGTCTGGCTTGAGAAGCTTAGCTATTCCAAAATCTGAAATACAAGCTTCAAACTCGGAATCAAGCAAAACATTACTGCTTGATATGTCTCGATGAACAATCGGTGGTGAGCAATCCTGGTGCATGTAAGATAAAGCAAAAGCAACACCTTTGATAATATTCACCCTTTTAAGCCAATCCAATTTCTTGGACTCTAGTTCATTGCTCAAGATATTAGACAAACTCCTTTTCTCCATGTACTCATAAACTAAGAACGAGTGTTGTGCATTCGAACAAAAGCCATAGAGTTTCACAATGTTTCGATGCTTAATCCTTGTCAATGCCCTTACCTCATTCATGAAACTTTTTTTATTTATAACCTCAAAGGAAGAATGAAGTCTCTTCACAGCTACATTCACAAGCGAGATGGAAGCTTTTCCTTGTAAACGCTTCTAGACCCTCCTTTCCCGATGCAATACAATGCATCAAACTCCTTAGTGCTTTTAGGATATCCAGGTATAATGTACTTCCAGTTAACGTGGATATGGAAAGCAAAccatcatcttcatcaacatcaACACCATTACTGGAATCCTGTCTATCAGTATCTCCAACTCTATTTACTTTATCACGGATAAAGAGAACACCAATGAAAGCACATAGAAGTACTAGTGCTCCCAGAATAGGAAGTACTATGATGAGGATGAGTTTACGGCCCTTCGTCATTGAGTGCTTCTTCACCATTGGAGATGGCATTTCACATGGCAAGAATCCTGTTAAATTGCCGCACATACCTTTATTACCTTCTAATGAGGCACTCGTGAAAGCTTTATTATTTGGTATTGGACCTTCCAACTCATTGTATGACAAGAAAACATCTTGCAAACCAGTCAAACTTTCAAATTCTTCAGGAATGCAGCCAGAGAGGCTGTTGTGGGAAAGATTCAAGTTTGACAAGTCTAGAAAATTGGCTAGCTGAGCAGGTATTTCTCCGTCAAGAAGATTATGGCTCAAATCAAGTACACTAAGATGAGTTATCCTCCCTATCTCCTTTGGAATTTTCTGACTAAACTTGTTGTTGCTCAGGTTCAAGAGAAACATGTTCATGTAATCTCCTATAAATGTTGGGAGCGATCCATTCACTCTATTATTTGACAGATCAAGGGACTCTAACTTTGTCAGTGACCCAAGTTCTACAGGAATATCGCCATAAATGTGGTTGTTTTGTACAGAAAGTTTACCTAAAGAGGTCAATTTTCTGAATTCCTTGGGAATCTGTCCAATCAAATTATTTGACGAAAGATCAAGTCGTTCAAGCCTGTTAACTTTTCAAATATCTCGTGGTATGCTACCACTAATGTTATTTCTAGCCACCTGCAGATTAGTCAAATTCTTACATTTTCCCCAGTTGCTACTAAGTTCACCATGGAAATCATTGTCGCTCAAATTAATGAACTGAAGCTCTGGATAGATACCAAGAGCTTCAGATAAATTCCCAGTGAAGCTGTTGTTATCAAAACGAACCCTTTTTAAACTCGAGCACTTGCTAAAGCTTCTTGGTATTGGCCCTATCAGGTTGTTACTATTCACCTTGAAGCTCTCAAGTTTCCCACCTTGGCAAAGATGCTCCGGTAAATGGCCTGAAAactgattttcatccatttccatcATAACTAAGTTATCCAAATAGGCAAGTTCTTTTGGAATAGAACCAGAAAGTTTGTTGTGGCGGAGATGCAGAATTTGCAAGTTTCTCAAATTGCCAAAGGAAGGAGGAACTGGACCAGTAAGTTGATTAGTGGATAATTGCAGATCACTCAGGTTTTTCAAATTCCCTAACTCACTAAGAATGGGACCAGAAAGTTGGTTGGTATAAAGGTGCAAGAGTTTGAGCTCAGTTAAGTCACCTATTGTTTTGGGAATTGGACCAGAGAGATTGTTTTTCTGGAAGCTCAAATCCTGAAGTGACTTCATCTTCCCTATTTCAGTAGGAATGGGACCAGACAATTCATTGGAGAAAGCATAGAATAATTTTTCATAGACAATTCATTGGAGAAAGCATAGAACAATTTTGCATTGACTAAGTTACCTATTTCTAGAGGAATATGACATGTTAAGTGGTTAGTGTCAAGATAAGCTTCAACAAGATTGACAAGTTTCCCTATTTCTGCAGGAATGGAGCCAGAAAGATTATTATGATAAAGATACAAATAAGACAAGTTGTTCAAATTCCCCAATGAAGCAGGAATAGAGCCATCAAGAAAGTTAGTATTCAGAGCTATCTCAGATAAGGACCTTAGATGACCTATTTCTTCAGGAATGGAATCATTTAATTGGTTGTCAAAGATGTGGAGGGTCTCAAGCTTTGTTAGTGAGCCGATTTGGGGTGGGATTGTGCCCGAAATCTTATTTTTGGACAAGTCAAGATAGACAAGATTAGTTAGCTTACCTATTTCAGGTGGGATGGTACTAGAGAGCTGATTCATGCTAAGATCAACATATTCAAGAAAAGGGAGAGATGAAAATGGAAAATCATAGAGTGTACCATTAACACTAGAATTTGTAATATTCAACTTGTTTACCCGACCATTAACGCATATAACTCCATACCAATCTCTGCATGCATCAGAAGTTTCCGCTCTGAGGCTGGAAGAATTCTTGGCATCAGCAGGACTTAGTGTCCATGAAGCCTGTAAGGAATTATTCTGGTTTCGGAAAGTTGTTTTCCATTTTAGGAGAGCAGTTGCTTCTTCAGTGGAAGCAAAAGAAACTGTGAAGAGATACAAGAGAGTAAAAAatgcaagaaaataaaatattctGGGAACCATCATCGTTGCCGGCTAAAAGGATTTCAATTGATTGTTTTGGTTTGTGATGAACTTGTGCAAGGTAGAGCTTTAATTTATATTGTAATGAATCATTACAAGTCTTTCTGAGTCTCAGCTTGTTAAATACGGGTAAGAAGGACTTCGAGTCAATATCTCATTATGCATGGAATAAAGTCCAACGAAAATGTCTATTGTGAATACATTTCAATTGGCCAGCCTTTAAAGTTGTGGAAATATTGGAAGATTTTCTCCAGAACTATTCAAAAGTCGTTAGCCTTGAAAAACTAATGGACATGTCTGTcaaaagtttcattttcttcGTGGACCATATGGGGTGGAATTATTGCAAGTTTTTCTCAAGAATAAAAGTCACACGCTCACTTGCACTGCAGATCTGCATACTTGACCGTAGAATTTTTATTCTAATTTCATAAATTAAATTTTCTAAAATAAATTTCAACAATGGAATTAATTCATAAATGTTAACAGTTGTATTCAACTTTCACAGACCTAAAAATCAAATTCATTTAACTAACTCAGcggaatttctttttcttttgaagttaatgaaaaggaaccttatatTGTAGTAgacagtagtagtagtagtaattgTTTCTTTCTGATTGT
Coding sequences:
- the LOC132628992 gene encoding MDIS1-interacting receptor like kinase 2-like, which encodes MEKRSLSNILSNELESKKLDWLKRVNIIKGVAFALSYMHQDCSPPIVHRDISSSNVLLDSEFEACISDFGIAKLLKPDSSNCTALAGTYGYVAPELAYTMKVTQMCDVYSFVVLALEVIKGKHLGEHITLLANSPTRDVQLSDLLDERLPYPEDEVKEVLFFIIKLAISCLLETPKSRPTMHFISHMLSMDPPVSQLTSMKSKSFPQM
- the LOC132627499 gene encoding MDIS1-interacting receptor like kinase 2-like encodes the protein MMVPRIFYFLAFFTLLYLFTVSFASTEEATALLKWKTTFRNQNNSLQASWTLSPADAKNSSSLRAETSDACRDWYGVICVNGRVNKLNITNSSVNGTLYDFPFSSLPFLEYVDLSMNQLSSTIPPEIGKLTNLVYLDLSKNKISGTIPPQIGSLTKLETLHIFDNQLNDSIPEEIGHLRSLSEIALNTNFLDGSIPASLGNLNNLSYLYLYHNNLSGSIPAEIGKLVNLVEAYLDTNHLTCHIPLEIGNLVNAKLFYAFSNELSGPIPTEIGKMKSLQDLSFQKNNLSGPIPKTIGDLTELKLLHLYTNQLSGPILSELGNLKNLSDLQLSTNQLTGPVPPSFGNLRNLQILHLRHNKLSGSIPKELAYLDNLVMMEMDENQFSGHLPEHLCQGGKLESFKVNSNNLIGPIPRSFSKCSSLKRVRFDNNSFTGNLSEALGIYPELQFINLSDNDFHGELSSNWGKCKNLTNLQVARNNISGSIPRDI